A region of the Bacteroidales bacterium genome:
ATATTTGCTCAAACCGATGATACATATCCAAAACAAATGGGATTTGGAATAAAAACCGGCATCACATATAGCGGCCTGATTATTGGTATTCCTATCCAGCAAATGAATGCAGGTATAGAACCCGGCTTTGGCTTAATTTTTAGTTATATCGATAAAAAAACCGTTGGGATACAGTTAGAGCTCAACTATATTTCAAAAAGCTGGGAAGAAAATCCTAGTGGTGATTATCTTTTTAAGTCCCAATTAAATTATATTGAATTCCCTATGCTAACCACTCTTCATTTTGGAAACCGATTAAAATTTATAGTTAATTTTGGCCCCTATATCTCCGTTCTTCTTAAAGAAGAATCGAGCCATAATGTAGACCAAACATCGAACTATTTTGAATTCTACGAAAAAAGAGCTCCTCGCAAAGGCGATTTTGGAATATGCGGTGGAGCAGGACTGCGATATCAAAGTAAACTTGGTTTATTTCAACTCGAAGCTCGCTATACTTACGGCTTTCAGAATATTTACGATCCCGAAAAAACTAATATCGATTATTCTAATATGACTAGCATAGGCGTCTTTTTAAGCTATCAATTCTTATTTGCTAATGGCCATTAAAGCTTCCATTCTTTTATTCGATTTGGACGGCACCTTGACTGATCCAAAAGAAGGAATTATAAACTCCATACATTATGCGCTAAAGAAAAAGGGCATTATCGAGAATCAGCCTGAGGAATTACTAAATTTTATTGGCCCTCCCCTACATTTTTCGTTTCAAAATCGCTATCACCTAAGCGATGATGAAACCATTGAGATGGTGCGTATCTTTCGGGAGTATTTTGCAGAAAAAGGCATTTTTGAGAATTCCCTCTATTCTGGAATTCCCGAACTTTTAAAAGCGCTTAAAAAGCAAAAAAAAATCATTTCTCTTGCTACTGCGAAACCAACTCATTTTGCAAAACAAGTGTTGGATCATTTTCAACTTTCTGATTATGTAGATTTTATCGCCGGAGCAAATACTGATGGCAGCAGAACCGATAAAAAAGAGATTGTAGCCTATGCCAAAGAAATTACGGGAAACAAGGCTGATGCAGAATACCTTATGATTGGCGATAGAGAATATGACATTATGGGTGCTCATTTTAATCAGATTGAAGCTTGTTGGGTTAGCTATGGATATGGCGAAGAATCCATTGTGATACAAGAAAAGCCAGAATATGTTTGCGAATCTGTTTCTGAATTAGCGAACCTTTTACTATAAATGAATCACTCTACGAGGGTTTAAAACCCTCGTAGAGTTAAGTTTGCTTTAATCCAACAAAAGTGCGTTAAACAAGAATTTATAAACGCCGCTTGTAGAAGATCTAAAC
Encoded here:
- a CDS encoding HAD hydrolase-like protein, giving the protein MAIKASILLFDLDGTLTDPKEGIINSIHYALKKKGIIENQPEELLNFIGPPLHFSFQNRYHLSDDETIEMVRIFREYFAEKGIFENSLYSGIPELLKALKKQKKIISLATAKPTHFAKQVLDHFQLSDYVDFIAGANTDGSRTDKKEIVAYAKEITGNKADAEYLMIGDREYDIMGAHFNQIEACWVSYGYGEESIVIQEKPEYVCESVSELANLLL
- a CDS encoding PorT family protein; translated protein: MQNKISLYYRLILFLTIISPGIIFAQTDDTYPKQMGFGIKTGITYSGLIIGIPIQQMNAGIEPGFGLIFSYIDKKTVGIQLELNYISKSWEENPSGDYLFKSQLNYIEFPMLTTLHFGNRLKFIVNFGPYISVLLKEESSHNVDQTSNYFEFYEKRAPRKGDFGICGGAGLRYQSKLGLFQLEARYTYGFQNIYDPEKTNIDYSNMTSIGVFLSYQFLFANGH